Proteins encoded together in one Neobacillus sp. FSL H8-0543 window:
- a CDS encoding FAD-dependent monooxygenase — translation MGNQEKEILVIGGGIGGLATALGAAEVGQKTMVLESAPQFGEIGAGIQMGPNAMAVLDRFGLADEIEKYAVFPKRLVLKDVYTAKELSVLDLGDEFKAKYGYPYIVLHRSDLHRVLLEACEKNPSITLVNNQFVETVVESENGVTVTNSNGEQFTGKAVIGADGLRSKTRKYFSDDQPICSHYVAYRGTIHISEISSDANMDDVIMWIGPNLHVVQYPVRRGELYNQVVVFKSNNYKEDSDDWGTPEEMDQVFEGCHPLVETALSFIQRQIRWPMYDREPIANWTKGNITLLGDAAHPMLQYLAQGGCQALEDASYLADMLKEHGENFHQAFLAYQEERIPRTARVQRSARTWGGIIHATDPISILLRNTLLEKKEAKEFEMIDWLYGYKKHLEKVNS, via the coding sequence TTGGGTAATCAAGAAAAGGAAATACTAGTTATTGGCGGCGGAATCGGGGGACTAGCAACTGCCCTTGGAGCAGCTGAGGTTGGTCAAAAAACCATGGTGCTTGAATCTGCGCCTCAATTTGGAGAAATTGGCGCAGGTATTCAGATGGGACCAAATGCAATGGCCGTGCTTGACCGGTTCGGACTTGCTGACGAAATTGAAAAATACGCTGTTTTTCCAAAACGGCTTGTATTAAAGGATGTTTATACCGCAAAGGAATTGTCTGTTTTAGATTTAGGCGATGAATTTAAAGCAAAGTATGGTTATCCATACATTGTCTTGCATCGCTCGGATTTACATCGAGTCTTGTTAGAAGCATGTGAAAAAAATCCATCTATCACTCTAGTAAACAACCAGTTTGTCGAAACGGTAGTAGAGAGTGAGAACGGTGTGACGGTTACAAATAGTAATGGAGAACAATTTACGGGGAAAGCCGTTATCGGAGCAGATGGTCTTCGGTCAAAAACGCGTAAATATTTTTCTGATGATCAGCCAATCTGTTCTCACTATGTAGCATACCGCGGCACGATTCATATTTCTGAAATTAGTTCAGATGCAAATATGGATGACGTGATTATGTGGATTGGACCGAATCTTCATGTCGTTCAATATCCTGTCCGCCGGGGTGAATTGTATAACCAAGTCGTTGTCTTCAAAAGCAATAATTATAAGGAAGATTCTGATGACTGGGGAACTCCTGAAGAAATGGATCAAGTGTTTGAAGGTTGTCACCCGCTTGTTGAAACCGCCTTATCCTTCATTCAGCGCCAAATTCGCTGGCCAATGTATGATCGTGAACCGATTGCGAACTGGACAAAGGGAAATATTACGCTTCTAGGTGATGCCGCACATCCAATGCTTCAATACTTGGCCCAGGGTGGTTGTCAAGCATTAGAGGATGCTTCTTATCTAGCAGATATGCTTAAAGAACATGGGGAGAACTTTCATCAGGCATTTCTAGCTTACCAAGAGGAAAGAATCCCGCGTACGGCAAGGGTTCAAAGAAGTGCCCGTACTTGGGGCGGAATTATTCACGCCACAGATCCAATTTCCATTTTGCTCCGAAATACACTTCTAGAGAAAAAAGAAGCGAAGGAATTCGAAATGATCGACTGGCTCTATGGCTATAAAAAGCATCTGGAAAAAGTTAATAGTTAA
- a CDS encoding phosphotriesterase, whose protein sequence is MLDNLHNKNTSVARTVLGLVPADELGVVLIHESLLSVVPGAEYAPEINMDKSEIFDILKRKLTEFRRVGGKTIVDRSGMFHGRDVKLYETLSKTTGVHIVASTGLGPEPMLSGYFITPQKNPPTPWSAEQFANLFAKEVTEGIVVPRIERSGLAGIVTSIASQSGITEKETNLYRGSAQAALATGVPVSVQYGEDAVNDLEILLAEGIEPSRVIIGGLDRLDAARRGEAFAVARRGAMVALDHVGWATSEGYVNDEQRVLLIIELLNEGLGDSLLISTNAVGVAKGHQAKDISYDYLLKTFVPLLQKAGVTDEQVRTLLEVNPQRVLTVGTAVGAEKESVGIAKKN, encoded by the coding sequence ATGCTAGACAATTTACACAATAAAAATACCAGTGTTGCTCGTACGGTTCTTGGACTAGTGCCAGCAGATGAATTAGGTGTTGTACTTATTCATGAATCACTTCTTTCTGTCGTGCCTGGCGCGGAATATGCGCCTGAAATAAATATGGACAAAAGTGAGATTTTTGACATTTTAAAAAGAAAGCTAACGGAGTTTCGTCGAGTTGGCGGCAAGACGATAGTTGATCGCAGTGGAATGTTTCATGGCCGTGATGTAAAACTTTACGAAACACTTTCTAAAACAACAGGTGTCCATATCGTTGCATCAACTGGTTTAGGACCAGAGCCGATGTTAAGCGGGTACTTTATTACCCCGCAAAAAAACCCGCCTACACCTTGGTCTGCAGAACAATTTGCTAATTTGTTCGCAAAAGAGGTGACAGAAGGAATCGTTGTACCACGAATTGAACGTTCAGGTCTAGCTGGCATAGTGACGTCAATCGCAAGTCAAAGTGGAATTACCGAAAAAGAAACGAATCTTTACCGAGGTTCAGCACAAGCGGCTCTCGCAACTGGTGTCCCTGTATCAGTTCAATACGGCGAAGATGCTGTTAATGATCTAGAAATTTTATTAGCTGAAGGCATTGAACCAAGCCGTGTCATCATCGGCGGCCTTGACCGTCTTGATGCGGCCCGCCGCGGGGAAGCATTTGCTGTTGCCCGTCGTGGTGCCATGGTGGCATTAGATCATGTTGGCTGGGCTACATCGGAAGGCTATGTGAACGATGAACAGCGTGTTCTATTAATTATCGAACTATTAAATGAAGGTCTTGGCGATTCTCTACTCATTTCAACGAATGCGGTGGGTGTTGCCAAAGGTCATCAAGCAAAGGACATTAGCTATGATTATTTGCTGAAAACCTTCGTACCGCTTTTACAGAAAGCAGGCGTGACGGACGAACAAGTTCGCACTTTATTAGAAGTTAACCCGCAACGTGTACTAACTGTTGGAACAGCAGTAGGAGCGGAAAAAGAGTCCGTTGGGATAGCAAAGAAAAACTAA
- a CDS encoding phosphotriesterase, protein MGKVNTVLGPIPTEDLGIIAVHEHIGFGLPGCDLDTQWWKKPEEAFEVTIEKLRRFREHGGKTFVDCTGIGNGRDVEYFQVLSRRTGVHIIAVTGFVAGDSALPYFRDKSVEYLMDLFIHEITVGIDGTGAKAGAIKVGVSRGGKLSELDKRIYRAAARAALKTGVPIITHLCVDAQTAIAIFDEEGLSLDRVLMGHADDGGYLDEERDNLIAKHGGWVGFDTIGYDSEMEGAPYWSRPRQDRVDHFLRFLDKGFVDTALISADANCCALGWPGLKGHSVNYLFEEFLPDLRKAGVSEEVIEQLLVHNPTRFLTMQEPQDLKPLLGSTMQESR, encoded by the coding sequence ATGGGTAAGGTAAATACGGTTTTAGGCCCAATCCCGACAGAAGATTTAGGGATTATTGCAGTGCACGAGCATATTGGGTTCGGTCTACCGGGATGTGATCTTGATACACAATGGTGGAAAAAACCTGAAGAAGCATTTGAAGTGACAATAGAAAAGCTGCGTCGCTTCCGTGAGCACGGCGGTAAAACCTTCGTAGATTGTACAGGAATCGGAAACGGACGCGATGTTGAATATTTTCAGGTACTTTCACGCAGAACCGGTGTTCATATCATTGCTGTTACAGGATTTGTAGCAGGTGACTCAGCACTTCCGTATTTCCGTGACAAATCAGTCGAGTATCTGATGGATTTATTCATCCATGAAATTACGGTTGGTATTGACGGGACGGGCGCTAAAGCAGGTGCTATCAAAGTGGGTGTAAGCCGCGGTGGCAAGCTTAGCGAGTTGGATAAACGGATTTATCGTGCGGCAGCACGAGCAGCATTAAAAACAGGTGTTCCAATCATTACCCATTTATGCGTAGATGCCCAAACAGCCATTGCCATTTTCGATGAAGAAGGCTTATCACTTGACCGCGTCCTTATGGGTCATGCGGATGATGGTGGGTATCTGGATGAAGAACGTGATAATTTGATTGCCAAACACGGTGGCTGGGTTGGCTTCGATACAATCGGCTATGACAGTGAGATGGAAGGCGCACCCTATTGGTCACGTCCTCGCCAAGATCGGGTGGATCATTTCCTCCGTTTCCTTGATAAAGGTTTTGTAGATACCGCACTTATTTCTGCAGATGCCAACTGCTGTGCACTTGGCTGGCCTGGATTAAAAGGACATTCAGTCAACTACTTATTCGAAGAATTCTTACCGGATCTGCGTAAAGCAGGAGTCAGTGAAGAAGTAATTGAGCAACTTTTAGTACACAATCCTACGAGATTTTTAACCATGCAAGAACCGCAAGATCTCAAACCTTTGTTAGGAAGTACGATGCAAGAATCTCGTTAA
- a CDS encoding thiolase domain-containing protein gives MTIKGRAFIAGAFEHPTRKAPDKSVAALHAECAKGALEDAGLSLADVDGYFCAGDAPGGVLSMVDYLGINVRHFDGTDIGGSSYIAHVSHAAQAIAAGKCNVALITMAGRPRSEGRSGVKQKLVGANVPDTPFELPFGPTAVNEYAMATMRHMHEYGTTSEQLAWVKVAATHHAQYNPNAMLRDLVTVEDVLTSPMIADPLHRLDCCVVSDGGGALVVVSPEIAKSLKRPLVRVVGAGEAPKGLLGGKTDLTYSGAIWSGPRAFKEAGVTPQDIKYASIYDSFTITVLMQLEDLGFCKKGEGGRFVADGNLISGIGKLPINTDGGGLNNNHPASRGGIVKVIEAVRQLRGEAHPQVQVENCDLALAHGTGGGLASRHGSSTLIMERV, from the coding sequence ATGACGATAAAAGGAAGGGCCTTTATTGCAGGGGCGTTCGAGCATCCAACACGTAAAGCTCCAGATAAATCTGTTGCTGCTTTACATGCCGAATGTGCAAAAGGTGCATTAGAAGATGCAGGACTATCACTAGCAGATGTTGATGGTTATTTCTGTGCTGGGGATGCTCCTGGTGGTGTGCTGTCAATGGTCGATTATTTAGGCATTAATGTACGGCATTTTGATGGGACAGACATTGGTGGTTCCTCGTACATTGCCCATGTTTCACATGCGGCACAGGCAATCGCAGCAGGTAAATGCAATGTTGCGTTAATAACAATGGCAGGCCGTCCGCGCTCAGAAGGCAGAAGTGGTGTGAAACAGAAGTTAGTTGGTGCAAATGTTCCGGATACACCGTTTGAACTCCCATTTGGACCAACAGCTGTGAACGAATATGCCATGGCTACGATGCGACATATGCATGAATACGGCACGACTAGCGAGCAATTAGCGTGGGTCAAGGTGGCAGCAACGCATCATGCACAATACAATCCCAATGCCATGCTCCGCGATTTAGTAACTGTGGAAGACGTGCTTACTTCCCCGATGATTGCTGATCCCTTACACCGATTGGATTGCTGTGTTGTAAGTGATGGCGGCGGTGCATTAGTAGTAGTTAGTCCTGAGATTGCCAAAAGTCTGAAACGTCCACTTGTCCGAGTGGTGGGCGCAGGCGAAGCGCCGAAAGGATTACTTGGCGGCAAAACCGACCTGACGTATTCAGGCGCTATTTGGTCAGGGCCAAGAGCCTTTAAGGAGGCTGGGGTTACACCTCAAGATATTAAATATGCGTCCATTTATGATAGCTTCACCATTACGGTGCTGATGCAGCTGGAAGATCTAGGATTTTGTAAAAAGGGTGAGGGCGGCAGGTTTGTCGCTGATGGGAACCTGATTTCAGGTATTGGCAAGCTACCGATTAATACAGACGGCGGCGGGTTGAATAACAATCATCCAGCAAGTCGAGGCGGCATCGTAAAAGTAATCGAGGCTGTTCGCCAGCTACGCGGCGAGGCACACCCGCAAGTCCAGGTGGAAAATTGTGATCTCGCGTTAGCTCACGGTACGGGTGGTGGACTAGCAAGCCGTCACGGCAGTAGCACACTTATTATGGAGAGGGTGTAA
- a CDS encoding OB-fold domain-containing protein, with product MGTTYQDRMMTVPEIHPEHKEYWDAAAEGRLLIKQCDSCREYHYYPRVLCPFCSSDKTSWVEAIGTGSIYTYSVMRRGVPYAIAFVELDEGPRMMTNIVDCDLDTVHINQKVKVAFKQSGDQDHPGPFIPCFTPIKGY from the coding sequence ATGGGAACTACCTATCAAGATAGAATGATGACGGTCCCTGAGATTCATCCAGAACATAAAGAATATTGGGATGCTGCGGCAGAAGGAAGACTCCTTATCAAACAGTGTGATTCTTGTCGAGAGTATCACTATTACCCGCGGGTGTTATGCCCATTTTGTAGCAGTGACAAAACAAGTTGGGTAGAAGCCATCGGCACGGGCAGTATTTACACCTATAGTGTGATGCGGAGAGGCGTCCCATATGCCATCGCCTTCGTTGAACTCGATGAAGGTCCCAGAATGATGACCAATATCGTCGACTGTGATCTCGATACAGTGCACATTAATCAAAAGGTAAAAGTGGCCTTCAAGCAAAGCGGCGACCAAGATCATCCAGGTCCGTTTATACCATGCTTTACTCCTATTAAAGGTTATTAA